GGCCGCGGTGTCGATCCAGTTGATGCCGCACTCCAGCGCGTACTCGATCGTGGCGATGGATCGGGCATCGTCCTGTGGTCCCCCGCCGGATCCCCGGCCGCCACCGATGGCCCACCCGCCGAAGCCGACGCGGGTGATCCGCATTCCGGTGGATCCCAGGGATGTGGTGGTCAGTTCTGTCGTGATCATGGCACCTCTCGATTCCTCGGTACCCTCGCTAACAAAACTGTACTCTCAGTTTCGTTAAGAATCCGTATGGACCGCGATACGGATCGAGGTATGTGATATTCACCTGGATGTGATCGGAATCACCGACTCGCCTCATGGGCCGTCGATATCGGAAACCGGAAGTTCAGTAATCGGAGGACCACGCTCCGCATGACCATGAACCGGATTCGCTCCGGACTGCCCGGCCCGGTGCCGCGATCCCGGAACCCTCGCGGTGACCGGCGAGGAAGATGGGAGTCGTGCCCGATATCTCCGCATCCACCGATGACGTCGAACCTCCCGAGCGGGAGGACTATTGGCATCACACACTGGGCGATACGTTCGCATCGGTGAATCTGGAGGGGTGGAACAGTTCTCCGGAGCCGGCGGCACGGTTGGCGGGAACGGTCCGGGGGCGGTTGCTGTTCGCCGAGTTGACCGCGACCCCGCACGTGCATCGGCGGACCGTGCGTTGTATCCGGCAGTCGGATGCGGCGTTCTTCCAGATCGCCGTTCTCACAGCCGGTGCTGCGTCGTTGGCGCAGGCCGGTCGGGTCGCCGAACTGACACCCGGCGATTTCGTCGTCTACGACAATTCGCGGCCGTTCACGTGGACGTTCACCGAGCCGTGGTCGGTGTCGGTGCTCTCGGTTCCGTCGGAGGCGGTGCGGCTCAGCGATACCGAGCGCAGCGCGGTGAGCGGCCGCGTGTTGTCGGGCCGGCGTGGATTGTCCGGTGTGGTCGGCAGATTCGTGCTCGACCTGATCCGGCACGGCGCGGAGCTGGCGGAGTCCCAGTCCGAGGAGGTGCTCGCCCGCACCACCGATCTGGCGCTGTGCCTGCTGGCCGAACCCGGCGGGACTCGGCACGCGGATGCGACGCAGCGCAGCCTGATGGCGCGCATCGAAGCCCAGATCGACTCGCGCCTACGGGATCCGGGGCTCGGTCCTGCCGAAATTGCTGCGGCAGTGAATATTTCGACTCGATACCTGCACAAGCTGTTCCGAGCGGAGAACGAGTCGGTCGCACGGTATATTCGCCGCCGTCGCCTGGCGGGTGTGCGCGAGGAGTTGCTCGATCATCGGCTCGCTCATCTGAGTATCGCGACCCTGGCACACCGCTGGGGATTCGGTGACATCAGTGGCTTCAACCGGGCATTCCGCGCCACCTACGGGGTCAGCCCCGGTGAGATGCGACGCGGTCATCCGGACGGGAGCTTCCACCGGGCCGTGTGACCGGTGCCGGAGATGTCGCGATGCGCTGTCGTCCGCGACCTGTGCGTCGTCGTCCGCGTCCGGACGGCTCGTGTTCGCCGACGATGTGACCGGCAGTATCGGTGCGCAATCCCGCCACCCTGCCGATGAGGGAGGTCGTCATGAGCAAACCGACGGTAGTGCTGGTGCACGGTGGATTCGTCGACGGAGCTGGATGGCGCGCCGTATACGACGAGCTCACCCGGGACGGTTTCAGCGTGCGCGTGGTGCAGAACTCGACCCGGTCGCTCACCGAGGACGCCGCCGCGACCCGGCAGATCCTCGACGACATCGACGGTGACGCGGTGCTGGTGGGGCACTCCTACGGCGGTGCGGTCATCACCGAGGCCGGCACCCACCCCACGGTGAAGGCCCTCGTGTACGTCACCGCCTTCGCACCGGATACCGGCGAATCGGTGAACCAGTTGATCGGATCCTTCCCGCAGGACGGTCCGCAGCCCCCGATCCTGCCGCCCGACGACGGCTACCTGTTCCTGGATCGGTCGCAGTTCCACAACTCCTTCGCCGGCGATCTGTCCGCGGCGGACGCCGCGTTCCTGGCCGACTCCCAGGTCCCGTGGGGACTGGACGCACTCGGCGGCACGATCGGCGAGGCCGCCTGGCGGACGAGGCCGAGTTGGTACCTGCGGGTCACCGAGGACAGGATGATCCCGCCCTCGGCCCAGGCCTCGATGGCCGACAGGATCGGCGCGAAGGTCACCGAGACGCCGGGCAGCCACGCCATCTACGTCTCGCGGCCCGAGGTGGTCGCAGGCCTCATCCGCACCGCCGCCGAGGCGGTCTAGGCCCCGTGGCGGCCGTGTAGCCGATCAGGGGACGGCACCGGGCTCGGCGGGTCGTCGCCCGCCGAACCTCCGGAAATTCGTTGCCGCTCACTTGATTTCGGTGAGCACGCTTCCCGGGGTGACGGCGGCGCCGACCTCCACGGACAAGCCGGTCACCACACCCGCCTTGTGCGCGTTGATCGGATTCTCCATCTTCATGGCCTCGAGGACCGCGATCAGATCACTGGCGGCCACCGAATCGCCCTCCGCCACGGCTACTTTCACCACCGTGCCCTGCATCGGCGCGGTCACCGCGTCACCGGAGGCGGCGCCGGCACCGGCGCCCGGACGCTTGCGCGGCTTCTTCCGTGCCGGCGCGGCGGCCTCGCCCGACGACTTGGTCCCCAGCGAGAACCGTTCCGGCAGTGACACTTCCACTCGCCGACCGGCGACCTCGACCACCACGGTCTGCCGGGTCTGCTCCACGTCGTCGATCGGCTCGATCTCGGTGTGCGGCGGGATCGGGTTCACCCAATCCGTTTCGATCCACCGGGTGTACACCTCGAACGACGTACCGTCCCCGAGGAAGGCCGGATTCGTGACGATGTGCCGATGGAACGGCAATACCGTTGCCAATCCCTCGATCTCGTATTCCGCCAGCGCGCGGCGGGACCGCTGCAACGCCTGTTCGCGGGTCTCGCCCCACACGATCAGCTTCGCCAGCATCGAGTCGAACCGGCCGCTGATCACATCGCCCTCGGCCACACCGGAATCCACGCGGACGCCGGGGCCCGACGGCTCCCGGTACACGCGCACCGGGCCGGGTGCGGGCAGGAAGTTCCGGCCGGCGTCCTCGCCGTTGATGCGGAATTCGAAGGCGTGCCCGCGCGGGGCCGGATCCTCGGTGATCTCCAGCTTCTCGCCGTTCGCGATGCGGAACTGCTGCCGCACCAGGTCCAGGCCGGCGGTCTCCTCCGTCACCGGGTGTTCCACCTGGAGGCGGGTGTTCACCTCCAGGAACGACACCGTCTCGCCC
This DNA window, taken from Nocardia sp. BMG111209, encodes the following:
- a CDS encoding helix-turn-helix domain-containing protein translates to MPDISASTDDVEPPEREDYWHHTLGDTFASVNLEGWNSSPEPAARLAGTVRGRLLFAELTATPHVHRRTVRCIRQSDAAFFQIAVLTAGAASLAQAGRVAELTPGDFVVYDNSRPFTWTFTEPWSVSVLSVPSEAVRLSDTERSAVSGRVLSGRRGLSGVVGRFVLDLIRHGAELAESQSEEVLARTTDLALCLLAEPGGTRHADATQRSLMARIEAQIDSRLRDPGLGPAEIAAAVNISTRYLHKLFRAENESVARYIRRRRLAGVREELLDHRLAHLSIATLAHRWGFGDISGFNRAFRATYGVSPGEMRRGHPDGSFHRAV
- a CDS encoding alpha/beta fold hydrolase, whose product is MSKPTVVLVHGGFVDGAGWRAVYDELTRDGFSVRVVQNSTRSLTEDAAATRQILDDIDGDAVLVGHSYGGAVITEAGTHPTVKALVYVTAFAPDTGESVNQLIGSFPQDGPQPPILPPDDGYLFLDRSQFHNSFAGDLSAADAAFLADSQVPWGLDALGGTIGEAAWRTRPSWYLRVTEDRMIPPSAQASMADRIGAKVTETPGSHAIYVSRPEVVAGLIRTAAEAV
- a CDS encoding acetyl/propionyl/methylcrotonyl-CoA carboxylase subunit alpha: MSGRITKVLIANRGEIAVRVIRAARDAGIASVAVYAEPDADARFVRLADEAFALGGQTAAESYLTFDKILDAAARSGADAVHPGYGFLSENADFAQAVLDAGLIWIGPSPQSIRDLGDKVTARHIAARAGAPMAAGTKDPVRDAAEVIAFAETHGVPVAIKAAFGGGGRGMKVAHTIEEIPELFDSATREATAAFGRGECFVEQYLDRARHVEAQVLADRHGTVIVVGTRDCSLQRRFQKLVEEAPAPFLSDAVRAKIHESAKRICREAGYYGAGTVEYLVQGETVSFLEVNTRLQVEHPVTEETAGLDLVRQQFRIANGEKLEITEDPAPRGHAFEFRINGEDAGRNFLPAPGPVRVYREPSGPGVRVDSGVAEGDVISGRFDSMLAKLIVWGETREQALQRSRRALAEYEIEGLATVLPFHRHIVTNPAFLGDGTSFEVYTRWIETDWVNPIPPHTEIEPIDDVEQTRQTVVVEVAGRRVEVSLPERFSLGTKSSGEAAAPARKKPRKRPGAGAGAASGDAVTAPMQGTVVKVAVAEGDSVAASDLIAVLEAMKMENPINAHKAGVVTGLSVEVGAAVTPGSVLTEIK